TGGGTAGAAAACGGTGAGTGGAAagctgaaaatttcatttccaataatttccttaaaattacagaaagaaaGATATGCGATTTGAAAGAAATGCAGTTATATATGGCAATATCTTTGATGATCTAATTTAGTTAGGGAAATGCTCTGTCTGTTAAGAAATACCACAGCCATTTTGGGAAAGAGTTTGTATTATTTAACAAAAGTCAGAAGATGGGAATTTCTTCAGTATGAACACTTTTTCCTTAATGAGAAAATGTTCTAGCAAGAATGCTTCAGGGCCGTATATCCGGAAGATTGTCTATGGTATCAAGAGCCGAACTTTTCATACTCAAAAATCGATTGTcctatttcaaaactgaaattctttCATGTAGTCATTATAGTCTTGCTCTATCAGCTAACAATATATCTATTTTGATCATTTGATCATTGCTGAGAGTGgtctatataattttcttttgttggcTTTTCGAAGAAACATTCTTTTACTTTTCACATTCCAAATGGCCAATTTGTCGGTTTCTTCTTGAGTTTGAGaaaaacgataaatatttttgctcgGAAATAAGTTATTGGCATAAGAAGAAATGATGTAGTGGTAACTTCTTCGTCGTTATTGAAACTAGTAAGTGTTGTCTATAATGCTGCTAATATCCTTGATGCGATACTCAGTAATCGTTACTTTATAAGTCTGGTAATTAACGAGAAATTGCGAGTCAgtgtatttttcttaaagaacAGAGAAGGACAGAAAGTAAAGATAGGCAAAGACCGATGCATCAGGGCATCAGGGCTATTATTACTGTACTatgcttttaaacattttatgaaatctttcatCCTAATCAGgttgtttttaagtaaaattctggAATCTACAATGGATTGCGCTTTTTTTCTACAGTGATTCTTCAATTCTATTTAGATTGTTATTTCATGCCTGCTATTCAAAATGGACGGATTACGTAAACCTGTTTTCctcttaactttaaaaaacatgaaaagtaGATTTGTAGATTTGATGTTATTtatgaatgaatcaaaataacttttgtaattttttctaagaATGACCTTTCGaattttattagatttgtttaaaaatagtattttttctgaAAGACAATCATtaccaataaatttattatcaggAACACccgtttttttttccaaattggtCAAAGAAAAGAACgcaaaattactttcatttacttaagaaaaatgaataaagatcaaaaataatcttgaattttTCGACGCGCCATAAAAATCacatattatttatagaataaaattataaatatactcaTATGCATAATACTATGAATTTGAATGTATATAGATATGTATATCTattgtttacaattttcttttagattcgtagaaatatttttatatgagagTTACATTAAATATAACAACGAAGTATCTTGAATATAACTgatgataattataatacttGCTATTAATAATTAGGaggataaacattaaaaaaattaagccattttataaacagttattttatacacttaataaatatgcatggtttagttttatttttttagaaataacaatGGCACTGAgaagcttataatttgcatttcttttgctaaaagaaagttatataattatgaaactaCCGTATCAATTTTAACCCGTAAATTACTTAtatgaaattcaatgaatttatatCTTTCTGATGGTtaacaaatgattaatttttaaatagttgaatAGTTAGTAGATAATTTTCTAACTATCCTTAGTTGGCTTTCTCAAtaatattgcaaacatttttatgtatCCTTTACTAatatatggaaatttattttaaaaatattctacctAACTGAAATTCTACCTGCGCGACTTGAATACGTTATATGAATattgttattcaaaattcaagtaaatcaataatttgaattttttattgtataaatattgaatttaatattacacttattttcttttcaggaCACTTGTTAATTACATTCACTTGTATAGAAGATTCATGGTAAAAGCCATTCATTTCGGACATTTATTCTATTGAAATTCTGATCATCATCATGCATcatcaaaatttggaaaacattGACTCAGCTAATAACTCAATGCAGAACATTTCAATGAGCTTGGCTGTTTCGAATGACTCCGATTCAGGCAACAGTGACCTGTTGTATGATGTGCCACCGAGCATTATTGCATTGTTGTCATTCTTCTATGGAGCCATTTCTCTGGTTGCCATCATTGGAAATTTTTGTGTTCTTATCATCGTTGCCACCAGCAGGAGGATGAGGACTGTCACCAACTGCTTCATCGCGAACTTGGCAGTAGCTGACATCATCATCGCCATGTTTGCTGTGCCATTTCAGTTCCAAGCTGCACTGCTGCAACGATGGCTTTTACCTCCTTTTATGTGTGCCTTTTGCCCATTCGTCCAAGCACTCTCAGTGAATGTCAGCATCATAACTTTGACTGCGATAGCACTTGACAGATATCGTGCTGTTGTATACCCACTAAAGGCAAAAACCAGTAAACTAAGCGCCAAAGTGGCAATCATGGCCATATGGGTATTCAGCGCTTTAGCGGGTGTACCCTATGCGATTGCTCTGAGAGTGACTATGGTGCCAGATGCTCAAATGGGCAACGACACAACTAAGCCATTCTGTATGAACGTCCACATATCTCCTGTCATATGGAAAGTCTACAATCATGTTCTGGTGACACTGCAGTACTTTGTACCTCTGTGTCTCATTTCGGCTGTGTACATAACTATCGCCATCAAACTGAAATACAGTGGGACACCAGGAAATACTCAATGTGAGAGAGATGCTAATATTATGAAGAACAAGAAAAAGGTTCgtagttatttttgtatttttctttctgtgggataatctatttaaataaaatcctcgtaacatgcccaccaaaccgttcagtgaccagaatgacCTGTGTGACCAGATACAGGgaatgagacggcgttctgttttGTTCGGTAGAATAATCTGCAAATATAcgtaaaaataatcatatttaactaTTTCCTTTGACTGAGAATTCAAAATTACTATACCTAACTATAAATAAGAgggaattgaaaattattatacctaataataaataagaaaaaattaaaaattatacttgacagtaaattttattgaaaattattatacttaacAATAAATAAGAGGagaaatactaatattatttcttatgattCTTAAAGTGTagttataataatgttaattgCATTCATatgattgtgaaaataaaatttttgatataagtaaacatattttacagttacattatttcatttttgtactatATGCGATAAAATGGTTATGATGGTGGATGTCCAAATAGTATACTATCAGGaaagataatttacaaatttattttccttctgtTACTTTCAAGCATTGATATAATTTACTATCAAGTTTTAATCTACTACTTATCTTCCAATTCTTCCAAACATTTGTGTGTATTTCTATGAGGATTTTATGGTTAACACTCAGGCGtaattttggcaattttcaaaataatgatggagaatttacaaaatgaacttttaaaaaatcaagcattCTTCACCAGTAACaaagaaatattgtatattacaGAACGTATTGCTTATTATTGCCTAACACAGAATATATGATATAACATCGGgcactattttaatattgttcGATGTATACAACAtcgaacaatattttataatatatataataatatataacattgattaatattttataatttaaaactaaattttattccttatttaaggaataaaatagattaaaaatagaaagacaataatgaaatgatttctttaaattttttatgacttttttgcTTGAGAAATTGTTTCGTAAATACGAGATCTACTATTTTTAGCATGGCtctgctaaaaaaaaaagttttacttttcgtcagtttcgaaattaaatatttcatccttaAACAAGAAATAATGGTTTATCAAAATTGTTCCCCATTtgtttcgaaaatttaataaattattgaaagaattaattatttgcaaCGGAGATAAATGATTCAAGAATTTTCATCAAGGAGAAAAACATCGATTGAACATTTCTAATTTGTATTTCTGGAAACTTCTTTTTGTGCTTTCCCCATTATTAACagaattgcttcattttttagttataaatttatttaaaaatatttctaaatttattacttccaaatgaaatccatttaaaaaaatatttcaaatacatgcATATTCTGTGTGTATTCTTAAATTTGAACCTAAATAAAATACAAcagatttagttatttttattttacaattatccGTGATATTTccgttttttagaattttttgtttttagttttaaatattaactgtACGTAGTTTTTTTTTCGAGATATTAGTTGTAGTTTGTGAAGTTATTTGCCAAACACTTCAAAAGCCGTTTTCGGTTAAAAAAcgatttcagattaaaaatgaatttagctatttctaattttctttttaatatcttcgTAAAAAATAAGTTCCGTTggaagtaaaagtattttttgtggGATGCAAATGACAGAAGTTCTGTTTAAAGGGGAAATGTGACATCAATTTAACCAACAAAGAAATtcatcattagatttttttttctttttcttgatgaCTAGCATTTTTCCTTACAGACCCAGAAATGCTTTTTCCTTAATGAAATACAAAGAATACCATAAAAAACATTGcataaaaagcataataaataaaacgcaaaagaataatttcagataattatcacttttaaaatttctttttaaaaaatttagcactatttttttaatgaatttaagaattaCAATGTTTTACAAAAAGTACAAATACAAAGCATATGcaagattaaattgaaaatgttaattaataaatgttatttattgataacaaaaacttgataatttcaaaatataacttaGTTGTGAACTTCTAAACAATCTAGTTTAAATACAAGCTCCTTTACCTGGCTTCGAGTGACCGGATACCTGTTTGATCTGTTTTCTGAGACAAGAAAACAAACCAAATTCCCCAAATACTGTGACTTTGGCTTCAATATAATTGCAAACGCAGCAGTTTTAAAACTGCTGCTTTCCATGAAAAATGGATTAATGAAACGATTAGTATTAAcgtaattaaatcttttataattacaGGGTGTCCCACAACACAGAGTATACAGTgtctaatatttttagatttggaTAGAACACAACAAgtcgagtattttgatgtataacatgtggCGTTCCAGAATATAGCGTCATAATCTAATTAAGGTTTGAAACTTGTATTGTGAAACTCAATGTTTTTAGAGAACTTCTAATACAACAGATTTTCGAAACGCTTGCCGTTCGATCAAATGACACGGTGAAATCTGGAATCGAAGTTCtgttaattgcaattcatgaTAAATCAAGCATCATGAAAACACGATGCTCAAtcgaatatttgctcatttcagaACCACAACGATTACTTACAGTACAcaataaattttagcaattaacGCGTCACTCATTCtcaacaaacatattttttagctTAATAGGCTTTCCTTGAATTTGCATATTCACTTTCAGGCGCGCTTTTCTTCTCATTGTATCCCACAGATGTGCATAGTCAGGGAAGATTCCACGTTGTGCAATCGTTATATGCATCATAATTTAGAATACAAACTTTCGGATTAATAATTAACGTTCTTCGCGTAATTAGACAATTCGGGGACCTCATATATTATACCATTATGTTGTCTATGAGATGCAAGAGAAAAATCTTTTCCACTTTGATTGAAACTTTTGAATACAGTAAATTAGAACAACTTATGCTTGTTTTCATATGCTTCTCTTCTCTATATTGCTTTGTAAACTAGAAATGAACAAGAATACTTCAGAACgattagaaaacattaatttcgaTCGCTAAtcttgtattttgtaaaaacttcaacattttagtaaatatttatatattaagaaaattcaaagaaattttagcaaaattacaCTGGAAAAGGGACAGTACTATCGGAATTCGagaaaacagaacaaaaaaaaacagtaagaAGAATTTCTTGTTCTAAAAAATacgcaaaaatattcaaaatataaaaaatatatagtgctTAATATTCGAAAAGCtcgaaatcttaaaaaaaaaagattataacaaTTCCAACAGAAAAGGcaaatttctcactattttcaaTATAAGGATGATCAGttatgcacaaaatattttgtacatttaataaatattcatcatacaTATTTTGGgagcaaaatacttttattccgTCATTCGTACGAAAATATGACATTTGAAATTATTCCGTTTCCGTACAATTGATTGAATATGTCAGCAAAATGCTTGACACTCATTTTTTCCGAGAAAAATACCACAACAAACATTCCAAGCTTTAGTTTTGAAAAACCATGCCATCAATCTCCTGAATTATGTAATCCTTCTGGAGGAATAGTTTATCATGTTTATTAGATGTGTCATGTAAAGAAAAACCGCTGCCAGATTCATTTCTGCTGTTATAGTCAATCatctgattgtttttttttatttacagtctCCCCCCATCCCCTGTTTAATTTGCTGTGGATGTATTTGGGAGGGTTGGTCTATCCCCATGAATTCTAAAATTGCGGAATCTATTTCTCCAAAGAAATTTTCCATGAAGAAAATTAAGATTCATTTACCAACCTGCATAAATAAATCATCACTCCTCAATAAAATCTGGCGTCATCGAATAGAAACACTTCACTTTTATTCTCAATAATTCTTCCAGAGGTATAACTTTCAGATGCTCTTTCTCCAGTCATTTTCGTATTGATCAAAATTTAGACAACAAATTTCAATCGAATATCATCATAATTTTAGTGGCTGCTATGGCCTGGTAGTAACGTCTCTGTTTCGGGATTAGGTGAGGTCTCATTTTAGagaaccgattccaccgaagacccATCGTGTAAGAGGGTGTGATGCATGTTAAATTCGCCAGGGACAAACATCCTCCGGCTAGTGTGGTGCAGAAGTTAGGAGAGGGGGTAACAGTTaaagtgtcatcctcgtcatctgactgtggttcaaaattgcgaggttaCTAGATTAAATTAccaagaatttcagaaaaaaaaaagttcacccaaaatttttggtgaaattttgccaagttatattattaaatcgaaatgtaacataaaaaattaatgtacttatgagatgtattttcaaactgatttaaaccgaataagtaatttttgttaatatgtgaataaattttattaatatttgaataatgttgaATACATGTAATATTGCAGTTCGAATCATTTACTTTCAttggaaaacatatttattcaacgATGTGAACAAAAAAACACTATTAGTTGTTTTAGACTTGAGAAGTAAGAGGAATGGCAAAAACGATATAATCACGTGTCTTCTCTGCAAAATTAACTCGTTGATACTTTTATTATTTGGATCAAAAATTTAGCAGagcagaaatatcatttttttcacaaactgTCAAAGATGTTCTACTTTACGGCACTTTTGGAAAATCTGTGCATTCATTAAAAACCAGATAGTTTTATTTAGGTTTAATTTACGCCTTCAAAGTAGTATCATAGTATTCAATGTgccaaacaaatttttaaatgaatattatttgtacGTATAACAATCATGAAAAGCGACTAAAGATCTTTGTCGGTATATCTTCAAATGATTTATGCTTAGGTATTTTTCCCAATATCTGTTAATAAGCTTTACTGtttttaatacttaatacttattattttcacatctttcttaaataattagcttttatttgaaatgaaaaccacATACAATGAATCAAACTTCCTCCAAACCAATCAAAAATCctaattgaatatttacttataatactTCTTAAGAACTCttggttaaagaaaaaaatttatgatatcctgaaatagttttctttctcaaattaaagaataaagattgcttaataatttataatgtttataattaattcagCAGATGCCAAGTGCGGCACTTAAAGACGAATTAATATGCATTATCACTCATGGAAAGATCATTTAGATTACGTGAAAAAAATATAAGTGAATAATTCCACTCCCCTACCCCTGAATAAACTAATGAGTTTTTGATTTCGCTTAAGAGATCCGTTTTTTTTTTGggaaaaatataagttaattaagttcttaaaatagAATGATTCCGTTATCTACTCTAACATTTTAAGGATCTTATATTAATGTGCtg
Above is a genomic segment from Argiope bruennichi chromosome 1, qqArgBrue1.1, whole genome shotgun sequence containing:
- the LOC129962820 gene encoding neuromedin-K receptor-like; this translates as MHHQNLENIDSANNSMQNISMSLAVSNDSDSGNSDLLYDVPPSIIALLSFFYGAISLVAIIGNFCVLIIVATSRRMRTVTNCFIANLAVADIIIAMFAVPFQFQAALLQRWLLPPFMCAFCPFVQALSVNVSIITLTAIALDRYRAVVYPLKAKTSKLSAKVAIMAIWVFSALAGVPYAIALRVTMVPDAQMGNDTTKPFCMNVHISPVIWKVYNHVLVTLQYFVPLCLISAVYITIAIKLKYSGTPGNTQCERDANIMKNKKKVIKMLILVVLLFALCWLPFQLYNILQEILPEINKYKYINVIWFCCHWLAMSNSCYNPFIYAIYNERFNTEFKNKFKCCMSLFRRRSSGEKATDSSLSSRYG